One window from the genome of Mucilaginibacter ginsenosidivorans encodes:
- the nuoH gene encoding NADH-quinone oxidoreductase subunit NuoH, which produces MGTTDILIKFALIVIIFLVSLLIAMYSTYAERKIAAFLQDRVGPNRAGPFGILQPLADGAKMFMKEEIIPTTSNGFLFIVGPSLAIMTACIGSAVIPWGETLVIGGHRIPLQVTDINVGVLYIFGVVSLGVYGIMIGGWASNNKYSLLGAIRAASQNISYEIAMGLSIIALLMTTGTLSLKEIAAQQHGWHWNIVYQPLGFLIFIVCAFAETNRAPFDLPECETELIGGYHTEYSSMKLGFYLFAEYINMFISSAVMATLYFGGYNFPYMHHLGLAENWVTILGVVALFIKIFFFIFFFMWVRWTLPRFRYDQLMDLGWKTLIPLAIANIVITGIVMTFIK; this is translated from the coding sequence ATGGGAACGACTGATATATTGATAAAATTCGCCCTGATCGTGATCATATTCCTGGTCAGCCTGCTGATCGCCATGTACTCGACCTATGCGGAACGCAAAATAGCTGCTTTTTTGCAGGACAGGGTGGGCCCCAATCGTGCCGGGCCATTCGGCATATTACAGCCGCTGGCCGACGGTGCTAAAATGTTCATGAAAGAGGAGATCATACCAACCACCTCGAACGGGTTCCTGTTCATTGTTGGTCCGTCGCTGGCTATCATGACGGCTTGTATTGGGTCGGCTGTTATTCCATGGGGCGAGACACTTGTTATAGGCGGCCACAGGATACCACTGCAGGTAACCGATATCAACGTAGGTGTGCTTTATATCTTCGGGGTGGTGTCGCTGGGTGTTTATGGCATTATGATAGGCGGGTGGGCATCCAATAACAAATATTCATTATTGGGCGCTATCCGTGCTGCATCGCAGAATATCAGCTACGAAATTGCGATGGGCCTATCCATCATCGCTTTACTGATGACCACGGGTACATTGAGCCTTAAGGAAATAGCGGCACAGCAGCATGGCTGGCACTGGAACATTGTATACCAGCCCCTCGGTTTCCTGATATTCATCGTATGCGCCTTTGCCGAAACCAACCGTGCGCCGTTCGATCTGCCGGAGTGCGAGACTGAGCTGATAGGCGGTTACCATACCGAATATTCATCCATGAAACTGGGTTTTTACCTGTTTGCCGAATACATCAACATGTTCATTTCGTCGGCGGTAATGGCTACGCTTTATTTCGGCGGGTACAATTTCCCATATATGCACCATCTTGGCCTGGCCGAAAACTGGGTAACGATACTTGGCGTAGTGGCGCTTTTCATTAAGATATTTTTCTTCATCTTCTTTTTCATGTGGGTTCGCTGGACATTGCCGCGTTTCCGTTATGACCAGTTGATGGACCTTGGGTGGAAGACGCTGATACCCCTTGCAATAGCAAATATTGTAATAACGGGTATAGTGATGACTTTTATAAAGTAA
- a CDS encoding 2Fe-2S iron-sulfur cluster-binding protein codes for MKVTIDGIPVEVEPGTSILNAARQIGGDVVPPAMCYYSKLQGSGGKCRTCLVKVSKGSEKDPRPMPKLVASCRTTVMDGMEVQNLTSPEVIEARKGVVEMLLINHPLDCPICDQAGECDLQNLGFEHGAAKTRYEFDRRTFHKIDIGDKIQLHMTRCILCYRCVFTADQITDHRIHGILNRGDHSEISTYIQAAVDNDFSGNVIDVCPVGALTDKTFRFKNRVWFTKPVEAHRDCDHEKCNGKVTLWYKGEDVLRVTARKDVYGEVEEFICNTCRFDKKKTSDWVIEGPRKVANWSVQSANHYEMLHPLPVVKTNPLLQEANKEQFERETRL; via the coding sequence ATGAAAGTAACAATAGACGGCATTCCCGTTGAGGTAGAACCCGGAACATCCATCCTTAATGCTGCAAGGCAGATAGGTGGCGATGTTGTTCCACCTGCCATGTGCTATTATTCCAAGTTACAAGGCAGCGGCGGTAAATGCCGAACCTGTTTGGTTAAGGTAAGCAAGGGTTCGGAAAAGGACCCGCGCCCGATGCCGAAACTGGTAGCATCGTGCCGTACTACCGTAATGGATGGTATGGAAGTACAAAACCTCACTTCGCCTGAGGTAATTGAGGCGCGCAAGGGCGTAGTGGAGATGTTGCTGATAAACCATCCGCTGGATTGCCCGATATGCGACCAGGCAGGAGAGTGCGATCTGCAAAACCTCGGCTTTGAGCATGGCGCAGCCAAAACCCGTTACGAGTTTGACCGCCGTACATTCCATAAGATAGATATAGGCGACAAGATACAATTACACATGACGCGCTGCATACTTTGCTACCGCTGTGTATTTACTGCCGACCAGATAACTGACCACCGCATACACGGGATACTGAACCGTGGCGATCATTCTGAAATATCTACTTATATCCAGGCAGCAGTTGATAATGACTTTTCGGGAAACGTGATAGACGTTTGCCCGGTAGGTGCTTTAACTGATAAGACCTTCCGCTTTAAAAATCGGGTTTGGTTTACCAAGCCGGTTGAGGCACACCGCGATTGCGATCATGAAAAATGTAATGGCAAAGTGACCCTTTGGTATAAAGGCGAAGATGTATTGCGGGTGACTGCCCGTAAGGACGTTTACGGCGAGGTGGAAGAGTTTATTTGTAATACCTGCCGTTTCGACAAAAAGAAAACCAGCGATTGGGTTATCGAAGGTCCGCGGAAGGTGGCTAACTGGTCGGTACAAAGCGCCAACCATTACGAAATGCTGCACCCGCTGCCGGTTGTAAAAACCAACCCGCTTTTGCAGGAAGCAAATAAGGAACAATTTGAAAGGGAGACTCGCTTATAA
- the nuoF gene encoding NADH-quinone oxidoreductase subunit NuoF — translation MGRKLLLEHINVPGINTFDVYRKKGGYASVEKALKTLTPDAIVEEVKKSGLRGRGGAGFPTGMKWSFLAKPEGVARYLVCNADESEPGTFKDRFLMTYIPHLLIEGMIVSSFALGANTSYIYVRGEMMPQIRILERAIAEAKNAGFLGKNILGTGYDLELYVQPGGGAYICGEETALLESLEGKRGNPRIKPPFPAIAGLYGCPTVVNNVESIAAVVPIINEGGDEYAKIGIGRSTGTKLISAGGNVKKPGVYEIDLGLSCEEFLYSDEYCGGIANGKRLKAVVAGGSSVPIVPANLFLKTINNEPRLMSYESLADGGFVSGTMMGSGGFIAFDEDQCIVRNTWNFTRFYHHESCGQCSPCREGTGWMEKVLHRLEYGHGKMSDMDLLVDVSKKIEGNTICPLGDAAAWPVASAIRHFRDEFEWHVTHASEATTRNYGLAHYADPLPKKEETAA, via the coding sequence ATGGGACGCAAATTATTATTAGAACATATCAACGTACCCGGCATCAATACTTTTGATGTTTACCGCAAAAAAGGTGGTTATGCCTCGGTTGAGAAGGCGCTTAAGACCCTTACCCCGGATGCTATAGTGGAGGAGGTGAAGAAGTCGGGTCTGCGTGGCCGCGGCGGTGCCGGTTTCCCTACCGGTATGAAATGGAGTTTCCTGGCTAAACCTGAAGGTGTTGCCCGTTACCTGGTTTGCAATGCGGACGAATCGGAGCCGGGTACATTTAAGGACCGTTTTTTAATGACCTATATTCCCCATTTACTAATAGAGGGAATGATAGTGTCCAGTTTTGCACTGGGTGCCAATACATCTTACATCTACGTTCGCGGTGAAATGATGCCGCAGATACGTATCCTTGAAAGAGCTATCGCGGAAGCAAAAAATGCCGGTTTTTTGGGCAAGAATATCTTAGGAACAGGGTATGACCTTGAACTTTATGTTCAGCCCGGTGGCGGCGCTTATATATGTGGCGAGGAGACTGCTTTGCTTGAATCGCTTGAAGGTAAACGTGGTAACCCGCGCATCAAACCACCATTCCCGGCTATTGCCGGATTATATGGCTGCCCGACGGTAGTGAATAATGTGGAATCGATAGCAGCCGTAGTGCCGATCATCAACGAAGGCGGCGACGAGTATGCTAAAATAGGAATCGGTCGTAGTACGGGTACCAAATTGATCTCAGCCGGAGGCAATGTGAAGAAGCCGGGTGTATATGAGATAGACCTTGGCTTATCATGTGAAGAATTTCTTTACTCTGATGAATATTGCGGCGGCATAGCCAACGGCAAACGCCTGAAAGCTGTTGTAGCCGGTGGTTCATCTGTTCCGATTGTACCCGCTAACCTGTTTTTAAAAACGATTAACAACGAGCCCCGCCTGATGAGCTATGAATCATTAGCTGATGGCGGATTTGTGAGCGGCACCATGATGGGTTCGGGTGGTTTTATCGCTTTTGACGAAGATCAGTGTATAGTTAGAAATACCTGGAACTTTACCCGTTTCTATCATCATGAAAGCTGCGGGCAATGTTCGCCATGCCGCGAAGGAACAGGATGGATGGAAAAAGTATTACATCGCCTGGAATATGGTCACGGGAAAATGAGCGATATGGACCTGCTGGTTGACGTATCGAAAAAGATAGAAGGAAATACGATCTGCCCTTTGGGCGACGCGGCAGCCTGGCCGGTAGCCAGCGCCATACGCCACTTCAGGGACGAATTTGAATGGCATGTTACCCATGCTTCTGAAGCAACAACACGGAATTACGGGCTGGCACATTACGCTGATCCGTTGCCAAAGAAAGAAGAGACAGCAGCTTAA
- a CDS encoding NADH-quinone oxidoreductase subunit NuoE family protein produces MLKVEDTGAPVEFSPALVKQFDEIVSRYPKGKQKSGLLPILHLVQAEFGWVSAPAMDKVAEYLDIQPIEVYEVATFYTMYFMRPQGKYVLEVCRTGPCCLVGAEKIMDHIEEKLGVKEGEVTPDGLFSWRGVECLAACGFGPVLQIGPEYTFYENLTNESVDKLISDLKTKANN; encoded by the coding sequence ATGCTTAAAGTAGAAGATACAGGCGCTCCGGTTGAGTTTTCACCGGCTTTGGTAAAACAATTTGACGAAATTGTAAGCCGTTATCCAAAGGGAAAACAAAAATCGGGCTTGTTGCCAATATTGCACCTGGTACAGGCTGAGTTTGGCTGGGTTAGCGCCCCTGCAATGGATAAAGTGGCCGAATACCTTGATATACAGCCTATCGAAGTTTACGAGGTAGCTACTTTTTACACCATGTACTTTATGCGCCCCCAAGGCAAATATGTACTGGAGGTTTGTCGTACCGGCCCCTGCTGTTTAGTGGGCGCCGAAAAGATAATGGACCATATTGAAGAAAAGCTTGGCGTAAAAGAAGGCGAGGTAACACCGGACGGCTTATTCAGTTGGCGCGGTGTTGAGTGCCTGGCTGCCTGCGGTTTCGGACCCGTATTGCAGATAGGCCCTGAATATACATTTTACGAGAACCTGACCAATGAATCGGTAGATAAGTTGATCAGCGATCTGAAAACAAAGGCGAACAATTAA
- a CDS encoding NADH-quinone oxidoreductase subunit D, translating to MKTHLLLDDNDPQTELSTLNLGPTHPATHGVFQNVLQLDGERIVSGVSTIGYIHRAFEKIAEHRPFYQITPLTDRMNYCSSPINNMGWHMTVEKLLGIQTPKRVDYMRIIIMELARIADHLICNSVLGVDTGATAGFFYVMEYREAIYEIYEEICGSRLTTNIGRIGGFERNFNHIAFAKLRKFLKDFPPVLKEFEALLTRNRIFIDRTRDVAAVTPEDALSYSWSGPILRATGVDYDVRAMEPYCSYGDLEFEVPVGSNGDVYNRFLVRNAEMWQSLRMIEQSLAKIEKEPSDIFHADVPEFYLPPKEEVYNNMEALIYHFKIVMGEIDTPRTEVYHAVEGGNGELGFYLVNDGGRSPYRLHFRRPSFINYSMYAPMSRGMLLSDAIINMSSLNIIAGELDA from the coding sequence ATGAAGACGCATCTGCTTTTGGATGATAATGATCCGCAAACCGAGCTTTCCACGCTCAACTTAGGGCCTACGCACCCTGCCACACACGGTGTGTTCCAAAACGTGCTGCAACTGGATGGCGAGCGTATCGTGAGCGGTGTATCAACCATCGGCTATATACACCGCGCATTTGAAAAAATTGCCGAACACCGGCCATTTTACCAGATAACACCGCTTACCGACAGGATGAACTATTGTTCGTCGCCTATAAACAATATGGGCTGGCACATGACAGTTGAAAAACTGCTGGGTATACAGACACCTAAGCGTGTGGATTATATGCGTATCATCATTATGGAACTGGCGCGAATAGCCGACCACCTCATATGCAATAGCGTTTTGGGTGTTGACACGGGCGCAACTGCGGGCTTTTTCTACGTGATGGAATACCGCGAAGCCATTTATGAAATATATGAAGAGATATGCGGCTCGCGCTTAACAACCAATATCGGCCGCATAGGCGGTTTCGAGCGTAATTTCAACCATATCGCTTTTGCTAAACTGCGTAAGTTTTTGAAGGACTTTCCACCGGTATTGAAAGAGTTTGAGGCATTGCTTACCCGCAACCGGATATTTATAGACCGTACCCGTGACGTAGCAGCCGTTACTCCTGAAGACGCCTTAAGCTATAGCTGGAGCGGCCCGATATTACGTGCCACCGGTGTGGATTACGATGTACGAGCAATGGAACCTTATTGTTCTTATGGCGACCTGGAATTTGAAGTTCCCGTAGGCAGCAATGGCGACGTTTACAACCGTTTCCTGGTTCGTAACGCCGAGATGTGGCAGAGCCTTCGCATGATAGAACAGTCGCTGGCTAAAATAGAGAAGGAGCCGTCGGATATTTTCCATGCTGATGTTCCTGAATTCTATCTGCCTCCAAAAGAAGAGGTATATAACAACATGGAGGCGCTTATCTACCACTTTAAAATAGTAATGGGCGAGATAGATACACCCCGTACCGAAGTTTACCACGCTGTTGAAGGCGGAAACGGGGAACTTGGGTTCTATTTGGTAAATGATGGCGGACGCTCGCCGTACCGCTTGCACTTCCGCAGGCCAAGCTTCATCAATTATTCGATGTATGCGCCTATGAGCCGCGGTATGCTGCTTTCAGATGCGATAATTAACATGAGTAGTTTAAATATTATAGCCGGGGAATTAGATGCTTAA
- a CDS encoding NADH-quinone oxidoreductase subunit C, which produces MGKITNEELLTSIKAKFEADVTEVSEPFGLLTFEISREKIIELLTFLKTDPKLQFIYLTDITAIHYPEREKPIGVIYHLHSLVNNVRVCIKVFVADGDVHMPTATVLWNGANWMERETYDFFGVVFDGHPDLRRILNVDDMTVFPMRKEYPLEDPNRVDKRDYFFGR; this is translated from the coding sequence ATGGGTAAAATAACCAACGAAGAACTGCTCACCAGTATTAAAGCCAAATTTGAGGCTGATGTTACGGAAGTTTCCGAACCGTTTGGGCTGCTAACCTTTGAGATCAGCAGGGAAAAGATAATTGAGCTTTTAACTTTTTTAAAAACGGACCCGAAGCTACAGTTTATCTATTTGACCGATATTACCGCTATTCACTATCCCGAAAGGGAAAAACCTATCGGAGTGATCTATCACCTGCATAGCCTGGTAAACAATGTACGCGTTTGTATTAAGGTATTTGTTGCCGATGGCGATGTGCATATGCCTACCGCTACCGTTCTATGGAACGGCGCTAACTGGATGGAACGCGAGACATACGACTTTTTTGGTGTTGTGTTTGATGGCCACCCCGATTTGCGCAGAATATTGAATGTAGACGACATGACCGTGTTCCCGATGAGAAAAGAATACCCGCTCGAGGACCCGAACCGTGTTGATAAACGAGATTACTTTTTTGGAAGATAA
- a CDS encoding NADH-quinone oxidoreductase subunit B produces MSDIQIVDAPPGVEGAGFFATSIDKVMGLARSYSLWPLPFATSCCGIEFMATMSPHYDLARFGAERLSFSPRQADLLMVMGTISKKMGPVLRQVYLQMAEPRWVLAMGACASSGGIFDTYSVLQGIDEIIPVDVYIPGCPPRPEAVIDGFMQIQKLVQTESLRRRDTPEYQKLLASYGIQ; encoded by the coding sequence ATGAGTGATATTCAAATCGTTGACGCGCCGCCAGGCGTAGAAGGTGCAGGATTTTTCGCCACATCAATTGATAAGGTAATGGGTTTGGCCCGGTCTTATTCATTATGGCCGCTTCCCTTTGCTACTTCCTGCTGTGGTATCGAATTCATGGCTACCATGTCGCCCCACTACGATTTGGCAAGATTTGGTGCAGAACGTTTAAGTTTTTCTCCCCGCCAGGCCGACCTGCTGATGGTGATGGGCACGATATCAAAAAAGATGGGTCCTGTTTTAAGGCAGGTATATTTGCAAATGGCCGAGCCCCGCTGGGTGCTGGCTATGGGCGCATGTGCCTCGAGCGGTGGCATATTTGATACTTATTCGGTGTTGCAGGGGATTGATGAGATCATCCCTGTCGATGTATATATCCCGGGATGCCCGCCGCGACCCGAAGCCGTTATCGATGGCTTTATGCAAATACAAAAACTGGTGCAGACAGAATCATTGCGCAGGAGGGATACACCTGAATACCAGAAACTATTAGCTTCATACGGCATACAATAA
- a CDS encoding NADH-quinone oxidoreductase subunit A produces the protein MEVQSLPVNFLPIIFQMIVAVGFVVTTMFFTHKLGPKRKTTDKLATFESGIEVIGNARTPMSIKYFLVAILFVLFDVEVIFMYPWAVNFKELGRQGMIEMFIFMGTLLLGFIYVIKKGALDWD, from the coding sequence ATGGAAGTACAAAGTTTACCTGTAAATTTTTTGCCCATCATATTCCAGATGATAGTGGCTGTGGGATTTGTGGTTACCACCATGTTTTTTACTCACAAGCTGGGCCCCAAACGTAAAACAACTGATAAACTGGCCACTTTCGAGTCGGGAATCGAGGTGATCGGTAATGCCCGTACTCCCATGTCTATCAAATATTTCCTGGTGGCTATCCTGTTCGTGTTGTTTGATGTGGAGGTAATATTTATGTATCCCTGGGCGGTTAATTTTAAAGAACTTGGACGTCAGGGCATGATTGAAATGTTCATATTTATGGGCACGCTTTTACTGGGCTTTATTTACGTGATAAAAAAGGGCGCCCTGGATTGGGATTAA
- a CDS encoding tetratricopeptide repeat protein, translating to MKIIKKIAVAGLGLLFTGSSVFAQSLADAKKAIGAEQYQKAKSMLKNLTVTEPTKDENYFYLGWVYLKQDYPDSAKAFFQKGLNINPKSALNYAGLGTVARLDKDQSTASSDFSQAIALAGKDSKPYVYIAKGYLLPDQNGKVTPAEATAALDVLNKGAVASAEKSKKDKHAEPAPTDPELFMTRGEANRLLLKSNDAYTDFSTAQTLDPQSPATYVALGVLWKYADNFDGAEEQFKQALSKDPNYGPAYREWAETDYRWAHTVPAKASEKIKEAVEHYKKYLSLTDNSVESQMRYADFLINAGDYQTLQQVATDLTKAAGTNLRVYRYLMYAAAENKDYPAGLQAGNTWMTKADPKRLIPRDYLYYGRIQIASGQDSVGIATLRKALTLDSSATDVYGEIANTLWSKRKYGQAGDAYAVFIEKGGRQVTLNDYLKEGISYYFSVNPNKPDTTVLNKADSALSYIQHKATTPPPIVILYRARVNDLKDGDRNNIKGLAKPYYEQFITAMSAKATPSDDEKRGLIDAYDYLGSYYEFKEKDQAKAAENYTKAKELDPTNKQAAEYFKRKGGAKSK from the coding sequence ATGAAGATTATCAAAAAAATAGCAGTAGCCGGGTTAGGCTTGTTATTCACAGGCTCATCAGTTTTTGCCCAAAGCCTTGCTGATGCAAAGAAAGCGATCGGCGCTGAACAGTATCAGAAGGCAAAATCGATGCTGAAGAACCTGACGGTTACAGAGCCGACCAAGGACGAGAACTATTTTTACCTGGGTTGGGTATATCTGAAACAGGACTATCCCGATTCAGCAAAAGCATTTTTTCAGAAAGGATTGAACATCAATCCTAAATCGGCGCTTAATTACGCAGGTTTGGGCACAGTGGCCCGCCTGGATAAGGATCAGTCGACGGCGTCGTCCGACTTTTCCCAGGCCATCGCACTTGCCGGTAAAGACAGTAAACCTTATGTATATATAGCTAAAGGTTATTTACTACCCGACCAAAACGGGAAAGTAACGCCCGCTGAAGCAACTGCTGCGCTCGACGTATTAAACAAAGGGGCCGTTGCGAGTGCTGAAAAATCAAAAAAAGATAAACATGCCGAACCGGCACCAACGGATCCTGAATTATTTATGACAAGGGGCGAAGCTAACCGCTTGCTGCTAAAGAGTAATGACGCGTATACTGATTTCTCGACCGCACAAACGCTTGACCCGCAATCGCCGGCTACTTACGTAGCATTAGGGGTGCTGTGGAAATATGCAGATAACTTTGACGGCGCAGAAGAGCAGTTTAAGCAAGCGCTGAGTAAGGATCCTAATTATGGTCCGGCTTACCGCGAATGGGCGGAAACAGATTATCGTTGGGCTCACACCGTGCCCGCCAAAGCTTCGGAAAAGATCAAAGAGGCTGTTGAACATTACAAAAAATATTTGAGCTTAACAGACAACTCGGTTGAATCGCAAATGCGTTATGCCGACTTCCTGATCAATGCGGGGGACTACCAGACTTTACAGCAGGTAGCAACTGACCTTACTAAAGCAGCGGGTACAAATTTGAGAGTGTACCGTTATTTAATGTACGCAGCTGCGGAAAACAAAGATTATCCTGCCGGGCTTCAGGCTGGAAATACCTGGATGACTAAAGCTGATCCGAAACGTTTAATCCCACGCGACTATTTGTACTATGGTCGGATACAAATCGCTAGTGGCCAGGATTCTGTAGGTATCGCTACGTTGCGTAAAGCGCTTACCCTGGATTCTTCAGCTACAGATGTTTATGGTGAAATTGCGAATACCTTATGGTCAAAGAGAAAATATGGCCAAGCTGGCGACGCTTATGCGGTATTTATTGAAAAAGGAGGTCGCCAGGTTACCCTGAATGATTATTTGAAAGAAGGTATCAGCTATTATTTTTCGGTAAATCCAAATAAACCCGACACCACTGTTCTAAATAAAGCGGATTCAGCATTAAGCTATATTCAACATAAAGCCACTACTCCGCCGCCGATAGTTATACTATATCGTGCCCGTGTAAACGATTTGAAGGACGGTGACCGTAACAATATAAAAGGTTTAGCGAAACCGTATTATGAGCAATTTATAACAGCAATGAGCGCTAAAGCTACGCCAAGCGACGACGAAAAGAGAGGGTTGATCGATGCTTATGATTACCTGGGCAGCTATTATGAATTTAAAGAAAAGGATCAAGCCAAAGCCGCGGAAAACTATACCAAGGCAAAGGAGCTTGACCCAACCAATAAGCAGGCTGCGGAGTACTTTAAACGCAAAGGCGGAGCGAAAAGTAAATAA
- a CDS encoding PstS family phosphate ABC transporter substrate-binding protein, which produces MRSNLILILFGAVFLLALNACRRATPAKNYNDTYTSGSLKFVSDDSFEPIVDQELYVFKNDNPEANPTPIYKAENDAVKLLLADSVRFALLSRDLTTEEKNVLTQHNLPTVTTKFASDAIAIIVNQASADTATSVDEIKRMLRGEAKTDRDIVFDNPNSSLVRYLKDFSSQSEFKRKNIYALKSNKEVIEYVSKNPGAIGITGFSWLDDPDADYADAAKKVRTLAVKDENSKTPNQYYKPSQTTLFLKQYPLQRSLYVVNCTGRKGLGMGLELFIAGDKGQRIILRSGLLPAILPEREISIHNNKL; this is translated from the coding sequence ATGAGGAGTAATTTGATCCTGATATTATTTGGAGCTGTTTTTTTATTGGCACTTAACGCTTGTAGAAGAGCTACACCTGCCAAAAATTATAATGACACTTATACGTCGGGGTCATTGAAGTTCGTTTCTGATGATTCGTTTGAGCCGATTGTCGACCAGGAACTGTATGTTTTCAAAAACGATAATCCGGAAGCCAACCCTACCCCGATATACAAGGCGGAGAATGACGCGGTAAAATTATTGCTTGCAGATAGCGTAAGGTTTGCGCTGTTGTCCAGAGATTTGACAACAGAGGAAAAAAATGTTTTAACACAGCATAATTTGCCTACAGTAACTACAAAGTTTGCAAGTGATGCTATTGCCATCATTGTTAACCAGGCTTCGGCTGATACCGCAACATCGGTCGATGAGATAAAGAGGATGTTGCGCGGTGAAGCAAAGACCGATCGTGATATCGTTTTTGATAATCCAAATTCAAGCCTGGTGCGCTACCTGAAAGATTTCTCCAGTCAATCCGAGTTTAAACGAAAAAATATATATGCCTTAAAATCAAATAAAGAGGTAATAGAATACGTTAGTAAGAACCCGGGGGCTATAGGGATAACCGGCTTTAGCTGGCTGGACGACCCGGATGCAGATTATGCCGATGCCGCAAAAAAAGTAAGAACACTTGCCGTAAAGGATGAGAATAGTAAAACGCCAAATCAATATTACAAGCCATCGCAAACAACTTTATTTTTAAAACAATACCCGTTACAGCGTAGTTTATATGTTGTTAATTGCACAGGCAGAAAAGGCCTGGGCATGGGCCTTGAGCTTTTTATAGCCGGCGATAAGGGCCAGCGGATTATATTGAGATCGGGTCTTTTGCCCGCAATATTGCCAGAGCGGGAAATAAGCATACACAATAACAAACTTTAA
- a CDS encoding energy transducer TonB, producing MLGQKLDILKQEWIDVVFTDRNKNYGAYDLRKQNGSNTSKALLIGVLSFVFVISLPTIINLIAGFIPKKEEKVKIVPVVLQPPPPVNKQKPPPPPPEPPKPKVDQVKFPPPVVKPDNEVKEQPPTVKELEVADPGQKNIKGDPNADIKIDEPVGNSDVKQVTEEDPNKIFTAVEQEPTPVNGMAAFYKYLGNNIRYPAVAKENNVQGKVFMQFVVEKDGSLTDVKVIRGIGSGCDQEAVRVLQNAPKWRPGIQNGRPVRVQYNVPISFTLQQEDQ from the coding sequence ATGTTAGGACAAAAATTAGATATTTTAAAGCAGGAATGGATAGATGTTGTCTTTACTGACAGAAACAAAAATTACGGCGCTTACGATTTAAGGAAGCAAAATGGTAGTAACACCAGCAAAGCTCTTTTAATAGGCGTGCTGTCGTTTGTTTTTGTTATTTCATTGCCAACAATTATCAACCTCATTGCGGGTTTCATACCCAAAAAGGAGGAGAAAGTGAAGATCGTTCCTGTGGTGCTTCAGCCACCACCCCCGGTAAATAAACAAAAACCACCTCCACCACCACCCGAGCCGCCAAAGCCCAAGGTTGACCAGGTAAAGTTTCCACCTCCGGTGGTAAAACCTGACAACGAGGTTAAGGAACAACCGCCGACGGTAAAAGAGCTTGAGGTTGCTGACCCGGGCCAGAAAAATATAAAAGGCGACCCTAATGCGGACATTAAGATCGATGAGCCGGTAGGTAACTCCGATGTGAAACAGGTCACCGAGGAGGACCCGAATAAGATATTTACCGCTGTGGAACAGGAGCCGACACCAGTCAATGGTATGGCAGCGTTCTACAAATATCTTGGTAATAACATTCGTTACCCAGCCGTTGCCAAGGAAAACAACGTACAGGGAAAGGTGTTTATGCAGTTTGTTGTTGAGAAAGACGGCTCGCTTACCGATGTAAAAGTAATACGTGGTATCGGCAGTGGTTGCGACCAGGAAGCTGTACGTGTGTTGCAAAACGCCCCAAAATGGAGACCTGGGATTCAAAATGGTCGCCCTGTTCGTGTGCAGTACAACGTACCGATCAGCTTTACATTACAGCAAGAAGATCAATAA